Proteins from one Aspergillus nidulans FGSC A4 chromosome VIII genomic window:
- a CDS encoding DnaJ domain protein (transcript_id=CADANIAT00002473): MASSSRLRMMNCYDILEIPPDASLKDINSAYKRLALKHHPDKTKGDDAAIKFQKITEAVEILRNSITRREHDMQLGRRYRPYSEEERLFASPDYKGWKPNGIYGDTSVRKNRYMFSFGESVHMNPQSKESQEEIARWDRTREEEVERENQEKICRAAEEFAAEESESIHQRAWYFVWNHPESQEELPRFDGTREASAETEEQENIRISAGKFISDDSTENTDCQKAWRSVLNSDEQPFDVPRQTYSGRAYNGLWPVCCAGVRPNEESHGVLKTDPVGGAGIGLEAEVREKHEHDCDTDAQSETDGYCNIASGLSFDLDAYPNVVPDTEGNAKFGMQPVNVLKADQNSDVKSEINILLSRIEYERRNTAAEADIEIFLPLEKELQTGSSLHDATDADVKTTVEDHTSIHMASHQRSIEKDLPASEYSAVYAMIGAWPCSSEDTRVKANAISSGDTEDESAGSIYYDFSDAPSYHSSHSENEDHHDLFTEEISSVDHSDASPTPVWYDFAEFDEANVYPHLASFIPYFASKLADENGRYSREDFYGELKGMIMETYCGWLETVRMTIPGAASSANTLDPIGCRHLGYWKKDLGHEECEGCDLWRPIYTLVCPGCGVKSGFHDFLLNCLSVGLSMGQKASVTIE; the protein is encoded by the exons TCAATTACCCGCCGAGAGCACGACATGCAACTCGGTCGGAGATACAGACCCTACAGCGAGGAGGAACGTCTCTTCGCTAGCCCTGATTACAAGGGATGGAAGCCCAATGGCATATATGGGGACACCTCTGTCCGCAAGAATCGGTACatgttcagctttggcgAGAGCGTTCATATGAACCCCCAGTCCAAAGAATCGCAGGAAGAAATAGCTCGTTGGGACAGAACCCGCGAAGAGGAGGTAGAAAGAGAGAATCAGGAGAAAATCTGCCGAGCTGCTGAGGAATTTGCCGCTGAAGAGTCAGAATCAATACATCAAAGGGCCTGGTATTTCGTCTGGAACCATCCCGAGTCGCAGGAAGAACTGCCTCGCTTCGACGGAACTCGTGAAGCAAGCGCAGAgacagaggagcaggaaaatATTCGTATATCTGCTGGGAAATTTATCTCTGATGATTCAACGGAGAATACAGATTGTCAGAAGGCCTGGCGGTCTGTCCTGAACTCGGACGAACAACCTTTTGACGTGCCAAGGCAAACATATAGCGGTAGAGCATACAATGGACTTTGGCCAGTTTGTTGTGCTGGAGTAAGGCCTAACGAGGAATCTCACGGAGTGCTCAAAACTGATCCTGTTGGCGGAGCTGGGATTGGCCTAGAAGCGGAGGTTAGAGAGAAACATGAGCATGATTGTGATACTGACGCCCAGTCTGAGACTGATGGCTATTGTAACATCGCATCTGGATTAAGTTTCGACCTTGATGCTTATCCGAACGTCGTCCCTGATACTGAAGGTAACGCCAAGTTTGGAATGCAACCAGTGAATGTGCTCAAAGCCGATCAAAACAGCGACGTCAAATCCGAGATTAACATTCTCCTAAGCAGGATTGAGTATGAGCGCCGCAatactgctgctgaagcagatattgagatctttcttcctctcgaGAAAGAGCTCCAAACTGGTTCTAGCCTCCATGATGCAACAGATGCCGATGTTAAAACCACCGTCGAGGACCACACTTCTATTCATATGGCATCGCACCAGCGCAGCATAGAGAAAGACCTGCCTGCATCCGAATATTCGGCAGTCTACGCGATGATTGGTGCCTGGCCCTGTTCAAGTGAAGACACTCGAGTTAAAGCAAACGCAATCTCTAGCGGAGACACAGAAGACGAAAGCGCTGGCTCTATTTACTATGACTTTAGTGATGCACCATCATATCATTCAAGTCATTCAGAAAACGAAGATCACCATGACCTCTTTACCGAAGAAATATCCAGCGTGGATCACAGCGATGCCTCGCCAACCCCTGTGTGGTATGACTTCGCCGAGTTCGACGAAGCGAACGTCTACCCCCACTTAGCTTCTTTCATCCCATACTTTGCCTCGAAATTAGCTGACGAGAATGGCCGTTATAGCAGAGAGGATTTCTACGGTGAACTGAAAGGCATGATTATGGAGACATATTGCGGTTGGCTTGAGACTGTGCGTATGACCATTCCAGGTGCGGCAAGCTCAGCGAATACTCTTGACCCAATTGGGTGCCGCCATTTAGGCTACTGGAAGAAAGACTTGGGACACGAGGAGTGCGAGGGGTGCGATTTGTGGAGGCCGATATATACCCTTGTCTGCCCCGGTTGCGGCGTTAAGAG TGGCTTCCATGACTTCTTGTTAAATT GCTTGTCTGTTGGCCTAAGCATGGGCCAAAAGGCGAGTGTGACAATTGAGTAA